In Patescibacteria group bacterium, the following are encoded in one genomic region:
- a CDS encoding DNA cytosine methyltransferase encodes MSKKYSIVSLFSGCGGLDLGFTGSFEFLEKKYAKRNFEIIWANDFDESSCQTFRKYFNHDIVCGDIVKILDGKHPKMFDKPIPKKADIVLGGFPCQDFSHAGKRQGFNGKRGLLYQSMIEVIKKTKPILFVAENVKGLLTMNNGEAIEIIKKDFESLNYNVVYKLLHSADYGVPQTRERVIIVGTKKRKLPKFKHPNPIHNKTNWVSLKKAIGDLENISEGAVLNHYWSKAKKNNGQGNTVVSPNKPGPTMRTEHHGNIEWHWNGKRRLSAREAARIQSFPDNFIFYPSTSQAYKQIGNAVPPVMAWHVAKTVEKFLNKNI; translated from the coding sequence ATGAGTAAAAAATATTCAATAGTTTCATTATTTTCAGGTTGTGGTGGTCTTGATTTAGGATTTACTGGTAGTTTTGAATTTCTTGAAAAAAAATACGCTAAAAGAAATTTTGAAATAATTTGGGCGAATGATTTTGACGAATCATCATGTCAAACATTTAGAAAATATTTCAATCATGATATTGTTTGCGGTGATATAGTCAAAATATTAGACGGGAAACATCCAAAAATGTTTGATAAACCGATTCCTAAAAAAGCTGATATTGTTTTGGGTGGTTTTCCTTGTCAGGATTTTAGTCACGCGGGCAAAAGACAAGGATTTAACGGAAAAAGAGGGTTGCTGTATCAAAGTATGATAGAAGTTATCAAAAAAACCAAGCCCATACTCTTTGTTGCCGAAAACGTAAAAGGTTTGTTAACCATGAATAACGGCGAGGCTATTGAGATAATCAAAAAAGATTTTGAATCTTTGAATTATAACGTCGTTTATAAGTTGCTTCATTCCGCTGATTATGGAGTACCGCAAACAAGAGAACGCGTTATTATTGTTGGGACAAAAAAAAGAAAATTACCAAAATTTAAACATCCAAACCCGATACACAATAAAACAAATTGGGTTTCACTTAAAAAAGCCATTGGCGATCTTGAAAATATTTCAGAGGGAGCAGTTTTAAACCATTATTGGTCAAAAGCTAAGAAAAATAATGGGCAGGGAAACACGGTTGTTTCTCCGAATAAACCAGGTCCAACAATGAGAACGGAACATCACGGCAATATTGAATGGCACTGGAACGGTAAACGCAGATTATCCGCGAGAGAAGCGGCGCGAATACAGTCTTTTCCCGATAATTTTATTTTTTACCCTTCCACTTCGCAAGCTTACAAACAAATCGGAAACGCCGTCCCGCCAGTAATGGCGTGGCATGTCGCCAAAACCGTGGAAAAATTTTTAAATAAAAACATTTAA